Proteins encoded within one genomic window of Lysinibacillus louembei:
- a CDS encoding DUF2487 family protein: protein MFFNAKDVEQFQAQQQFIDTAVVPLLNIGLEQPKIRHSSSQVEFLMSLTSFIEQQFRGRLMLVPPIAYLEQTPQQVDLAAWTEALTNAGFKHIFFVTCDHQWTSFEADYNIIWLPAIPLESMDASMKQKILEDQLKMIIPKLTAQWAK from the coding sequence ATGTTTTTTAATGCAAAAGATGTAGAACAATTTCAAGCGCAGCAGCAATTTATTGATACAGCAGTTGTCCCATTATTAAATATAGGTTTAGAGCAGCCAAAAATAAGGCATAGTAGTTCACAAGTAGAGTTTTTAATGTCGTTAACTTCCTTTATTGAACAGCAATTTCGAGGCAGACTAATGCTCGTTCCGCCAATTGCCTATTTGGAGCAAACGCCACAGCAAGTTGACCTTGCTGCTTGGACAGAGGCGCTAACAAACGCAGGCTTCAAACATATTTTCTTTGTCACTTGCGATCATCAATGGACAAGCTTTGAGGCAGACTACAATATCATTTGGCTTCCAGCAATTCCATTAGAATCTATGGATGCAAGCATGAAGCAAAAAATTTTAGAAGACCAATTAAAGATGATTATTCCAAAGTTAACAGCGCAATGGGCAAAGTAG